In Sciurus carolinensis chromosome 17, mSciCar1.2, whole genome shotgun sequence, one genomic interval encodes:
- the Wdr18 gene encoding WD repeat-containing protein 18 isoform X2, whose translation MLQGPRLAGGDTLPGQWRCGKMAAPMEVAVCTDSAAQLWSCVVWELHSGANLLTYRGGQAGPRGLALLNGEYLLAAQLGKNYISAWELQRKDQLQQKIMCPGPVTCLTTSPNGLYVVAGIAESIYLWEVSTGNLLVILNRHYQDVSCLKFTGDSSHFLSGGRDCLVLTWSLCSVLQVDPSRIPAPRHVWSQHTLPITDLHCGFGGPLARVATASLDQTVKLWEISSGELLLSILFDVGIMAVTMDLAEHHMFCGGSDGSIFQVDLCARPTQRERSFQPEQDPGKVFKGHRNQVTCLSVSTDGSVLLSGSHDETVRLWDVQSKQCIRTVALRGPVTNASILLAPVGMLSSDFRPSLPLPRFNKHLLGAEHGDEPRGGGLPLRLGRHRQVLFCF comes from the exons ATGCTCCAAGGTCCGCGTCTCGCTGGGGGTGACACGCTTCCGGGGCAGTGGCGGTGTGGCAAGATGGCGGCGCCCATGGAGGTGGCCGTGTGTACGGATTCGGCGGCGCAGCTGTGGAGCTGCGTGGTGTGGGAGCTGCACTCGGGCGCCAACCTGCTCACCTACCGCGGCGGCCAAGCTGGGCCTCGCGGCCTGGCGTTGCTCAATGGCGAGTACCTCCTGGCGGCTCAGCTGGGCAAGAACTACATCAGCGCCTGGGAGCTGCAGCGGAAG GATCAGCTCCAGCAAAAGATCATGTGCCCCGGACCTGTCACCTGTCTGACCACATCACCCAATGGCCTCTACGTTGTGGCGGGAATTGCAGAAAGTATATATCTGTGGGAG GTCTCCACGGGGAACCTCTTGGTCATCCTGAACCGCCACTACCAGGATGTCTCGTGCCTGAAGTTCACGGGGGACAGCAGTCACTTCCTCTCAGGGGGCAGGGACTGCCTGGTGCTGACTTGGAGCCTCTGCAG CGTGCTGCAGGTGGACCCCTCCAGAATCCCAGCCCCCCGGCACGTCTGGTCTCAACACACGCTCCCCATCACAGACCTGCACTGCGGCTTTGGGGGCCCACTGGCCCGGGTGGCCACCGCCTCGCTGGACCAGACAGTGAAG CTGTGGGAGATCTCCTCTGGTGAGCTGCTGCTGTCCATCCTGTTTGATGTGGGCATCATGGCCGTGACCATGGACCTGGCAGAACACCACATGTtctgtggtggcagtgatggcTCCATATTCCAAGTGGACCTCTGTGCTCGG CCCACACAGAGGGAGAGGAGCTTCCAGCCAGAGCAGGACCCTGGGAAGGTCTTCAAAGGGCACAG GAACCAGGTGACCTGCCTGTCCGTGTCCACTGATGGCAGCGTGCTGCTCTCGGGCTCCCATGACGAGACAGTGCGTCTCTGGGACGTTCAGAGCAAGCAGTGCATCCGTACCGTGGCCCTCAGAG GCCCGGTGACCAACGCGTCCATCCTGCTGGCGCCAGTTGGCATGCTGAGCTCCGACTTCAGGCCCAGCCTGCCGCTGCCCCGCTTCAACAAGCACCTGCTGGGCGCCGAGCATGGGGACGAGCCTCGTGGAGGGGGCCTCCCCCTGCGCCTGGGCCGCCACCGGCAG GTGCTCTTCTGTTTTTAA
- the Wdr18 gene encoding WD repeat-containing protein 18 isoform X1: MLQGPRLAGGDTLPGQWRCGKMAAPMEVAVCTDSAAQLWSCVVWELHSGANLLTYRGGQAGPRGLALLNGEYLLAAQLGKNYISAWELQRKDQLQQKIMCPGPVTCLTTSPNGLYVVAGIAESIYLWEVSTGNLLVILNRHYQDVSCLKFTGDSSHFLSGGRDCLVLTWSLCSVLQVDPSRIPAPRHVWSQHTLPITDLHCGFGGPLARVATASLDQTVKLWEISSGELLLSILFDVGIMAVTMDLAEHHMFCGGSDGSIFQVDLCARPTQRERSFQPEQDPGKVFKGHRNQVTCLSVSTDGSVLLSGSHDETVRLWDVQSKQCIRTVALRGPVTNASILLAPVGMLSSDFRPSLPLPRFNKHLLGAEHGDEPRGGGLPLRLGRHRQGMEPSYLDRMEQLHKVMCSTLEKNVLGGQDQLRVRVTELEDEVRNLRKVNRDLFDFSTRIITRPAK; the protein is encoded by the exons ATGCTCCAAGGTCCGCGTCTCGCTGGGGGTGACACGCTTCCGGGGCAGTGGCGGTGTGGCAAGATGGCGGCGCCCATGGAGGTGGCCGTGTGTACGGATTCGGCGGCGCAGCTGTGGAGCTGCGTGGTGTGGGAGCTGCACTCGGGCGCCAACCTGCTCACCTACCGCGGCGGCCAAGCTGGGCCTCGCGGCCTGGCGTTGCTCAATGGCGAGTACCTCCTGGCGGCTCAGCTGGGCAAGAACTACATCAGCGCCTGGGAGCTGCAGCGGAAG GATCAGCTCCAGCAAAAGATCATGTGCCCCGGACCTGTCACCTGTCTGACCACATCACCCAATGGCCTCTACGTTGTGGCGGGAATTGCAGAAAGTATATATCTGTGGGAG GTCTCCACGGGGAACCTCTTGGTCATCCTGAACCGCCACTACCAGGATGTCTCGTGCCTGAAGTTCACGGGGGACAGCAGTCACTTCCTCTCAGGGGGCAGGGACTGCCTGGTGCTGACTTGGAGCCTCTGCAG CGTGCTGCAGGTGGACCCCTCCAGAATCCCAGCCCCCCGGCACGTCTGGTCTCAACACACGCTCCCCATCACAGACCTGCACTGCGGCTTTGGGGGCCCACTGGCCCGGGTGGCCACCGCCTCGCTGGACCAGACAGTGAAG CTGTGGGAGATCTCCTCTGGTGAGCTGCTGCTGTCCATCCTGTTTGATGTGGGCATCATGGCCGTGACCATGGACCTGGCAGAACACCACATGTtctgtggtggcagtgatggcTCCATATTCCAAGTGGACCTCTGTGCTCGG CCCACACAGAGGGAGAGGAGCTTCCAGCCAGAGCAGGACCCTGGGAAGGTCTTCAAAGGGCACAG GAACCAGGTGACCTGCCTGTCCGTGTCCACTGATGGCAGCGTGCTGCTCTCGGGCTCCCATGACGAGACAGTGCGTCTCTGGGACGTTCAGAGCAAGCAGTGCATCCGTACCGTGGCCCTCAGAG GCCCGGTGACCAACGCGTCCATCCTGCTGGCGCCAGTTGGCATGCTGAGCTCCGACTTCAGGCCCAGCCTGCCGCTGCCCCGCTTCAACAAGCACCTGCTGGGCGCCGAGCATGGGGACGAGCCTCGTGGAGGGGGCCTCCCCCTGCGCCTGGGCCGCCACCGGCAG GGTATGGAGCCCAGCTACCTGGACCGCATGGAGCAGCTGCACAAAGTCATGTGCAGCACCCTGGAGAag AACGTGCTGGGCGGCCAGGACCAGCTGCGCGTGCGCGTGACGGAGCTGGAGGACGAGGTGCGCAATCTGCGCAAGGTCAACCGTGACCTCTTTGACTTCTCCACGCGCATCATCACGCGACCCGCCAAGTGA
- the Arid3a gene encoding AT-rich interactive domain-containing protein 3A: protein MKLQAVMETLLQRRARQELEARQQPPPEPPATPLARARAPPDEDREPESAHVQRAQMAALAAMRAAAAGLGHPPSPSGSEDGPPGSEDEDSAQEGAPGSPTLPGQGREGSRHPEGAVHVEDLGSDEDLKPKWEEELEEELADEDEDEDDYEDEGDEEDEGLGPPGPGGPGSAGLFPHKAQPAQAFRGDTAPRALGGPERQGPGPAHPGGAAHLGPQLQPPPDPGDWTYEEQFKQLYELDGDPKRKEFLDDLFTFMQKRGTPVNRIPIMAKQVLDLFTLYVLVTEKGGLVEVINKKLWREITKGLNLPTSITSAAFTLRTQYMKYLYPYECERRGLSSPSELQAAIDSNRREGRRQGFGGSLFTYSPGGAHGTLSSPKLPVPALGLAASTNGSSATPAPKIKKEEDLAIPITVPGRLPVSLAGHPVVAAQAAAVQAAAAQAAVAAQAAALEQLREKLESGEPPEKKMALVTDEQQRLMQRALQQNFLAMTAQLPMNIRINSQASESRQESAVNLTGTNGSNSISMSVEINGIMYTGVLFAQPPAPTPPSAPSKGGGSTAGSRGGTGGTSAGAGGQAGPAGLPAPPTSTSDTSPP, encoded by the exons ATGAAGCTGCAGGCCGTGATGGAGACTCTGTTGCAGCGGCGGGCGCGCCAAGAGCTGGAGGCCCGGCAGCAGCCCCCACCTGAGCCCCCCGCCACACCCCTGGCCCGGGCCCGGGCCCCCCCCGACGAGGACAGAGAGCCCGAGAGCGCCCACGTGCAGCGGGCCCAGATGGCCGCGCTGGCCGCCATGCGTGCTGCTGCAGCAGGCCTGGGACATCCACCCAGCCCCAGCGGTTCTGAGGACGGGCCCCCAGGCTCCGAGGACGAGGACTCTGCCCAGGAGGGGGCCCCGGGCTCCCCCACCCTGCCCGGGCAGGGCCGGGAAGGCTCGCGACACCCCGAGGGAGCGGTGCACGTGGAGGACCTGGGCTCGGATGAGGACCT GAAACCCAAGTGGGAGGAGGAACTGGAGGAAGAATTGGCGGACGAGGACGAGGACGAGGATGACTACGAGGACGAGGGGGACGAGGAGGACGAGGGGCTGGGCCCCCCAGGCCCCGGGGGCCCCGGCTCTGCCGGCCTCTTTCCACACAAGGCCCAGCCGGCCCAGGCCTTCCGCGGGGACACTGCTCCCAGGGCGCTGGGCGGGCCTGAGCGACAGGGACCGGGCCCAGCCCACCCCGGAGGGGCCGCCCACTTGGGGCCCCAGCTGCAGCCGCCGCCGGACCCTGGGGATTGGACCTACGAGGAGCAGTTCAAGCAG CTCTATGAGCTTGACGGGGACCCCAAGAGGAAGGAGTTTCTGGACGACCTGTTCACCTTCATGCAGAAGCGCG GCACGCCCGTGAACCGGATCCCCATCATGGCCAAGCAGGTGCTGGACCTGTTCACGCTCTACGTGCTGGTGACCGAGAAGGGCGGCCTGGTCGAGGTCATCAACAAGAAGCTCTGGCGGGAAATCACCAAGGGCCTCAACCTGCCCACCTCCATCACCAGCGCCGCCTTCACCCTGCGGACCCA GTACATGAAGTACCTGTACCCCTACGAGTGCGAGAGGCGGGGCCTCAGCAGCCCCAGCGAGCTCCAGGCCGCCATCGACAGCAACCGCAGGGAGGGCCGGCGCCAGGGCTTCGGGGGCTCGCTCTTCACCTACTCGCCCGGCGGAGCCCACGGCACACTGTCCTCGCCCAAGCTACCCGTGCCCGCCCTGGGCCTGGCAGCCAGCACCAATGGCAGCTctgccaccccagcccccaagatCAAGAAAG AGGAAGACTTGGCCATCCCCATCACGGTCCCTGGCCGCCTGCCCGTGTCCCTGGCAGGTCATCCTGTGGTGGCCGCCCAAGCCGCAGCAGTACAGGCCGCAGCCGCCCAGGCGGCCGTGGCAGCCCAGGCAGCCGCCCTGGAGCAGCTTCGAGAGAAGCTGGAATCTGGGGAGCCTCCCGAGAAGAAGATGGCCCTGGTGACTGATGAGCAGCAGCGGCTCATGCAGCGAGCCCTGCAGCAGAACTTCCTGGCCATGACGGCACAGCTGCCCATGAACATCCGGATCAACAGCCAAG CCTCTGAGAGCCGCCAGGAATCGGCTGTGAACCTGACGGGCACCAACGGCAGCAACAGTATCAGCATGTCCGTGGAGATCAACGGCATCATGTACACAG GAGTGCTGTTCGCCCAGCCGCCGGCCCCCACGCCGCCCTCCGCGCCCAGCAAGGGCGGCGGCAGCACCGCGGGCAGCCGGGGAGGAACCGGCGGGACCAGCGCTGGCGCGGGCGGCCAGGCGGGGCCTGCAGGACTGCCCGCGCCCCCCACCTCTACCTCAGACACCTCGCCGCCTTAG